In the genome of Microbacterium endophyticum, one region contains:
- a CDS encoding BMP family lipoprotein translates to MTKTTRKAILGGLAIASASVLLAGCGSAPETSASGEASASDYLPCMVSDFGGFDDKSFNQLGYDGLMKAADELGVEAKTVESATETDYASNVQGLVDQGCNTIITVGFALADAAAESAAANPDIEYVSIDDIVDIDGDGETDSSNIKPIIFDTAQAAFLAGYLSAGVTQTGVVGTFGGMNFPTVTIFMDGFAQGVTYYNDENSTDVQVIGWDSAAQDGSFTGGFEANDGARQIAQGLIDQNADVILPVGGPIYQSAAAAIEDSGKNIALIGTDADVYETDPSVASLLLTSILKGIDVGVYDTITAAGNGDFDSTPFIGTLENEGVGIAPFHDWEANVPADLSSKLDELKQSIIDGDITVDSYLAS, encoded by the coding sequence GTGACGAAGACGACGAGAAAGGCCATTTTGGGTGGCCTGGCAATCGCCAGCGCGAGCGTACTGCTCGCAGGGTGCGGTTCCGCACCTGAGACATCGGCTAGCGGCGAAGCGAGCGCGAGCGATTACCTGCCCTGCATGGTTTCGGACTTCGGTGGGTTTGACGACAAGTCGTTCAACCAGCTCGGATACGACGGCCTGATGAAAGCGGCAGACGAGCTCGGCGTCGAGGCCAAGACTGTGGAGTCGGCGACAGAGACCGACTACGCATCGAACGTCCAGGGCTTGGTCGACCAGGGCTGCAACACGATCATTACGGTCGGGTTCGCACTCGCTGACGCGGCTGCTGAATCGGCAGCGGCTAACCCCGACATCGAGTACGTCTCGATCGACGACATCGTCGACATCGACGGCGACGGCGAGACCGACTCCTCGAACATCAAGCCCATCATCTTTGACACCGCTCAGGCCGCGTTCCTCGCGGGCTACCTGTCGGCTGGCGTCACGCAGACTGGCGTCGTCGGAACGTTCGGTGGAATGAACTTCCCGACCGTCACGATCTTCATGGACGGCTTCGCCCAGGGCGTGACGTACTACAACGATGAGAACTCCACTGACGTTCAGGTCATCGGTTGGGACAGCGCCGCTCAGGATGGATCGTTCACCGGCGGTTTCGAGGCCAACGACGGTGCACGCCAGATCGCGCAGGGTCTCATCGACCAGAACGCGGACGTCATCCTTCCCGTCGGAGGCCCGATCTACCAGTCGGCCGCAGCGGCGATCGAAGACTCGGGCAAGAACATCGCCCTCATCGGAACTGACGCTGACGTGTACGAGACCGACCCGTCGGTTGCCTCGCTCCTGTTGACGTCGATCCTCAAGGGCATCGACGTGGGTGTTTACGACACGATCACTGCCGCCGGCAACGGCGACTTCGACTCGACTCCGTTCATCGGAACGCTCGAAAACGAGGGCGTCGGAATTGCGCCCTTCCACGACTGGGAGGCCAACGTCCCGGCCGACCTGTCGAGCAAGCTCGACGAGCTGAAGCAGTCGATCATCGACGGAGACATCACCGTCGACTCGTACTTGGCTTCGTAG
- a CDS encoding adenosine deaminase, translating into MPIDQYGDARVQGLSVRGLPKVSLHDHLDGAVRPDTIVELAEDAGVELPEDNGDALSDWFADACDSGSLPEYLKTFDLTVAVMQTPEALTRIAREFVEDLADDGVIYGEVRWAPEQHLAGGMSLEEVVEAVQEGIEEGEDAAEDAGHDIRVGQILTAMRHTDRSLEIAHLAVAFRDSGVVGFDIAGAEDGYLPSRHREAFDYLAENFFPVTVHAGEAAGLESIRSALIDGRAVRLGHGVRIAEDLDVVSRAGEEVTVQFGDVARWVRDREIPLELSPSSNLQTGAISAWGTQLEDHPFDLLYQLGFSVTVNVDNRTMSRTSLTRELVLLAQTFDYDLDDLQAFQLNAAAAAFLPVEEREELIELIAEGFER; encoded by the coding sequence ATGCCCATCGATCAGTACGGTGATGCCCGAGTCCAAGGACTTTCGGTGCGGGGCCTTCCCAAGGTGTCGCTGCACGACCACCTCGACGGTGCTGTGCGCCCCGACACGATCGTGGAACTCGCAGAAGACGCCGGTGTTGAACTTCCAGAAGACAACGGCGATGCACTTTCCGATTGGTTTGCCGACGCGTGCGATTCGGGTTCCCTCCCTGAATACCTGAAGACGTTCGATCTGACGGTCGCTGTCATGCAGACCCCGGAGGCGCTGACACGCATCGCGCGGGAGTTCGTCGAGGATCTCGCCGACGATGGCGTGATCTACGGCGAAGTCAGGTGGGCTCCCGAGCAGCATCTTGCCGGTGGAATGAGTCTCGAAGAAGTGGTCGAAGCCGTACAAGAAGGCATCGAGGAAGGCGAAGACGCGGCCGAGGATGCTGGTCACGACATCCGCGTTGGTCAGATTCTGACCGCGATGCGTCACACCGACCGCTCGCTTGAGATCGCACATCTCGCCGTCGCATTCCGCGATTCTGGCGTCGTCGGGTTCGACATCGCCGGCGCTGAGGACGGCTACCTGCCTTCGCGTCATCGCGAGGCGTTCGACTACCTCGCAGAAAATTTCTTCCCCGTGACGGTGCACGCTGGTGAAGCGGCCGGACTCGAGTCGATTCGCTCGGCCCTTATCGACGGGCGTGCCGTGCGGCTCGGACATGGTGTCCGCATCGCGGAGGATCTCGATGTCGTCTCGCGTGCGGGCGAAGAGGTCACGGTTCAGTTCGGTGACGTGGCTCGATGGGTGCGTGACCGCGAGATTCCGCTTGAGCTCTCGCCCTCATCGAACCTCCAAACGGGAGCGATCTCGGCATGGGGGACCCAGCTGGAGGATCACCCGTTCGACCTTTTGTACCAGCTCGGGTTCTCGGTTACGGTCAACGTGGATAATCGCACCATGAGCCGCACGTCACTCACGCGCGAGCTCGTGTTGCTGGCGCAGACTTTCGACTACGACCTCGATGATCTTCAAGCATTTCAGCTCAATGCGGCTGCCGCTGCCTTCTTGCCTGTCGAAGAGCGTGAAGAGCTCATCGAGCTCATCGCGGAGGGCTTCGAGCGCTAA
- a CDS encoding ABC transporter permease, whose amino-acid sequence MTTITAERENPSSKNRLATTIVVSWKAPIAFAAITVLAFVLFILAGTDGEAVFRISDTADIVQLPSITLNGLVTGIIVVVVLALITAISGLLVREKRRVPLWLMVIFAVFFLTGFLAWAAAGASIHVIPLPGLLTGALSLSVPLIYGALCGVLSERVGVVNIAIEGQLLAGAFTSAVVATATGNPYIGLLAAGVAGVLVSFVLAAFTIKYFVEQVIVGVVLNVLVIGLTSFLFSQVLAPNAETLNSPPRFARIEIPILGDIPLIGPMFFRQTIIVYLMYVAVIAVYIGLFHTRWGLRLRAVGEHPQAADTVGINVARTRFWNVSLAGAIAGVGGAFFTLGSVGAFNKEMTAGAGFIALAAVIFGQWDPIKATLAALLFGFASNLQNTLGIIGSPVPSEFMLMLPYVITIFAVAGLVGKVRGPAAAGTPYIKG is encoded by the coding sequence ATGACGACCATCACCGCAGAACGAGAGAATCCCTCATCGAAGAATCGTCTCGCCACGACGATCGTTGTGAGTTGGAAGGCGCCGATTGCATTCGCCGCGATCACGGTCCTTGCCTTCGTACTCTTCATCCTTGCCGGAACAGACGGCGAAGCCGTATTTCGCATCTCTGACACCGCTGACATCGTTCAGCTGCCGTCGATCACACTGAACGGCCTGGTCACGGGCATCATCGTTGTCGTCGTTCTTGCTCTCATCACGGCAATCTCGGGGCTCCTCGTGCGGGAAAAACGCCGCGTACCGCTGTGGCTCATGGTCATTTTCGCGGTCTTCTTCCTCACCGGATTTCTCGCGTGGGCAGCGGCGGGAGCATCTATCCACGTCATCCCATTGCCGGGTTTGCTCACCGGTGCGCTCAGCCTCTCAGTACCGCTCATCTACGGTGCACTCTGTGGCGTTCTGAGCGAGCGGGTCGGTGTTGTCAACATTGCGATCGAGGGCCAGCTGCTTGCGGGTGCGTTCACTTCGGCAGTGGTCGCGACCGCGACCGGAAACCCCTATATCGGGCTGCTAGCCGCCGGAGTGGCGGGCGTGCTCGTGTCGTTCGTACTCGCGGCGTTCACCATCAAATACTTCGTGGAACAGGTGATCGTCGGTGTCGTGCTGAACGTGCTGGTCATCGGACTGACGAGCTTCTTGTTTTCGCAAGTGCTGGCTCCCAACGCTGAAACACTCAACTCGCCACCACGATTCGCGCGCATCGAGATTCCGATCCTCGGAGACATTCCGCTCATCGGCCCGATGTTCTTCCGGCAGACGATCATTGTTTATCTGATGTACGTCGCTGTCATTGCCGTGTACATCGGTCTGTTCCACACAAGATGGGGCTTGCGTCTTCGCGCAGTCGGAGAACACCCGCAAGCGGCCGATACCGTCGGAATCAATGTCGCACGCACCCGTTTCTGGAACGTCTCGCTTGCTGGCGCGATCGCCGGCGTCGGTGGCGCATTCTTCACGCTCGGATCCGTCGGTGCGTTCAATAAAGAGATGACAGCCGGCGCGGGATTCATCGCCTTGGCTGCCGTCATCTTTGGCCAATGGGACCCGATCAAAGCAACGCTTGCAGCACTTCTGTTCGGCTTCGCGTCGAACCTGCAAAACACGCTCGGGATCATCGGCTCCCCGGTGCCCAGCGAGTTCATGCTCATGCTGCCCTACGTGATCACCATTTTTGCGGTGGCAGGTCTCGTCGGAAAAGTGCGCGGTCCTGCGGCGGCCGGAACACCGTACATCAAGGGCTAA
- a CDS encoding mannitol-1-phosphate 5-dehydrogenase, whose product MKAVHFGAGNIGRGFVGLLLHEGGYELVFSDVAAPLVDAINAVNEYTVHEVGAGGVDKTVTGFRAINSAEHPDEVAAEIATADVVTTAVGPTILRFVAPLLVQGLRERDAKLLPLQVMACENAINATDVLESLVWDAAGTDAAGLAERVVFANTAVDRIVPGQPEGAGVDVTVEPFFEWAIERPAFGDNPPNIPGAHFVDDLAPYIERKLFTVNTGHATTAYFGAQAGIEKISDALADPTIGARVEAVLEETSALLVAKHELDPEDLAGYRARIIDRFRNPALPDTVWRVGRQPLRKLSRHERFIGPASQAIERGLPVDALVAAVAAALSFDDDQDAQSVEMQQLLADNDADAFTESVTSLDPGHPLFARVRAVVAAHQESQP is encoded by the coding sequence ATGAAGGCGGTTCATTTCGGCGCAGGCAACATCGGTCGAGGTTTCGTAGGTCTGCTTCTGCATGAGGGTGGATACGAGCTCGTATTCTCTGATGTGGCCGCTCCCCTTGTCGACGCGATCAACGCCGTCAACGAATACACGGTCCACGAGGTAGGTGCCGGCGGCGTCGACAAAACTGTCACCGGGTTTCGCGCAATCAACAGCGCCGAGCACCCCGACGAGGTCGCGGCCGAAATCGCCACGGCCGATGTCGTCACAACAGCTGTAGGCCCGACGATCCTTCGATTCGTCGCGCCGCTGCTCGTGCAGGGGCTTCGCGAACGCGATGCGAAGCTTTTGCCGCTCCAGGTCATGGCGTGTGAAAACGCGATCAACGCAACCGACGTCCTCGAATCTCTCGTGTGGGATGCCGCTGGCACCGACGCGGCAGGACTCGCCGAGCGCGTGGTGTTTGCCAATACCGCTGTGGACCGCATCGTTCCGGGGCAACCAGAGGGCGCCGGTGTCGATGTCACCGTGGAGCCGTTCTTCGAGTGGGCGATCGAACGCCCGGCGTTTGGCGACAACCCGCCGAACATCCCCGGCGCGCACTTCGTCGACGACCTCGCACCGTACATCGAGCGAAAGCTGTTCACCGTCAACACGGGGCACGCGACGACAGCGTATTTCGGCGCACAGGCAGGTATCGAGAAGATCTCGGATGCCCTCGCCGACCCCACCATCGGGGCACGCGTGGAGGCAGTCCTCGAGGAAACTTCGGCTCTGCTCGTTGCGAAACACGAGCTCGACCCCGAAGACCTCGCGGGATACCGCGCGCGAATCATTGACAGGTTCCGCAACCCAGCGCTGCCTGACACAGTTTGGCGGGTGGGACGACAGCCGTTGCGAAAGCTCTCTCGACACGAGCGCTTCATCGGTCCAGCCTCGCAAGCGATCGAACGAGGGCTTCCAGTTGACGCCCTCGTGGCGGCTGTGGCCGCGGCCCTGTCGTTCGACGACGATCAGGATGCCCAATCGGTCGAGATGCAGCAGCTTCTCGCCGACAACGACGCGGACGCGTTCACCGAGTCCGTCACGAGCCTTGACCCGGGGCATCCGCTCTTCGCCCGCGTGCGAGCCGTGGTCGCCGCACACCAGGAGTCCCAGCCCTAA
- a CDS encoding thymidine phosphorylase, whose product MSAVEAFDAVDIIRAKRDGGPVAEDALRWMIDAFTRGYVSDAQMSSFAMAVLLNGMGRDEIRVMTAAMIASGERMSFAGLGKPTVDKHSTGGVGDKITLPLAPLVASFGVAVPQLSGRGLGHTGGTLDKLESIAGWRAALSNEELTAQLREVGAVICAAGSGLAPADKRLYALRDVTGTVEAIPLIASSIMSKKIAEGTSALVLDVKFGSGAFMRDVEKARELARTMVALGTDSGVATTALLTDMNTPLGRAIGNANEVRESVEVLAGGGPADVIELTIALAREMLALAGQPDADVEAALADGRAMDSWRAMIAAQGGDPDAALPTPRETHTVVASTSGVITRMDALPFGIAAWRLGAGRARAEDPVVHAAGIDLHVKPGDAVEEGSPLFTLSADDGARFERALAAVDGAWDIGGSVPANSPLVLERITA is encoded by the coding sequence GTGAGCGCAGTCGAGGCCTTTGACGCAGTAGATATCATTCGCGCCAAGCGCGATGGGGGCCCCGTCGCGGAAGACGCGCTCCGGTGGATGATCGATGCGTTCACCCGCGGTTACGTCTCCGATGCGCAGATGTCATCGTTTGCCATGGCGGTGCTCCTCAACGGTATGGGCCGCGACGAGATCCGCGTCATGACCGCGGCGATGATCGCTTCGGGGGAACGAATGAGTTTCGCCGGTCTCGGTAAACCAACCGTCGACAAGCACTCGACGGGGGGAGTGGGAGACAAGATCACCCTGCCGCTTGCGCCGCTGGTGGCATCCTTTGGAGTTGCTGTTCCTCAGCTCTCGGGACGTGGTCTCGGGCACACGGGGGGCACTCTCGACAAGCTCGAGTCAATTGCCGGATGGCGTGCCGCACTATCTAACGAAGAACTCACAGCGCAGTTGCGTGAGGTGGGCGCCGTAATCTGCGCCGCAGGCTCGGGCTTGGCACCCGCCGACAAGCGTCTCTACGCCCTGCGCGATGTGACGGGAACGGTGGAAGCGATCCCGCTGATCGCCTCCAGCATCATGTCGAAAAAGATCGCTGAAGGCACGTCGGCGCTCGTGCTCGATGTGAAGTTCGGTTCCGGTGCTTTCATGCGCGACGTCGAGAAGGCGCGTGAACTTGCACGCACCATGGTCGCACTCGGTACCGACTCGGGTGTTGCGACTACCGCGCTTCTCACCGACATGAATACGCCGCTTGGACGTGCGATTGGCAATGCTAATGAAGTGCGCGAGTCGGTCGAAGTGCTTGCCGGAGGCGGACCTGCAGACGTCATCGAGCTAACTATCGCGCTTGCGAGAGAAATGCTCGCACTTGCGGGTCAGCCTGATGCTGACGTCGAAGCAGCGCTCGCTGATGGGCGTGCAATGGACTCTTGGCGTGCCATGATCGCGGCGCAGGGCGGTGATCCGGATGCCGCTCTCCCTACTCCTCGAGAAACCCACACTGTCGTCGCATCAACCTCCGGTGTCATCACGAGAATGGACGCGCTGCCATTCGGAATCGCCGCATGGCGCCTCGGAGCTGGCCGTGCCCGTGCCGAAGACCCTGTCGTGCACGCTGCGGGAATCGACCTTCATGTTAAGCCCGGCGACGCAGTGGAAGAAGGATCCCCGCTGTTCACCTTGAGCGCGGATGATGGAGCGCGTTTCGAACGCGCATTGGCCGCAGTGGACGGAGCGTGGGATATTGGAGGGTCAGTTCCCGCGAACAGCCCGCTCGTTCTCGAACGCATCACGGCGTAG
- a CDS encoding nucleoside hydrolase: MTGSVGRDRIPLVIDTDTAQDDCVALLLGLLDPAAELKAITMVAGNVGFDQQTTNAQLTLAMAGRSGEVPIHLGCRRPLVREWISAEEVHGDGTGGVELQDEASTIDGEHAVDALIRLAAEAPGTLRIVCIGPLTNIATALVKDPDFVGNVGELYIMGGSNNGRGNITAAAEYNFYVDPEAAKAVFAAGFDDITVVPWHPLSLEDAVFSREQADEIERIGTPLARFFTRIIATTREFDESVGIAGSTHPDSLTAAVLLHPELIVSASQYAVDVETGSELTRGYSAMSWGVHGLTPNARVIEKADAAGFYRLIVQMLALDIAPSGAVTGL; this comes from the coding sequence ATGACCGGTTCGGTAGGTCGCGATCGCATTCCACTCGTCATCGACACCGACACGGCTCAAGACGACTGCGTCGCTCTACTCCTCGGGTTGCTCGACCCAGCAGCAGAGCTCAAAGCAATCACGATGGTTGCCGGGAACGTCGGCTTTGATCAGCAGACGACAAACGCGCAACTCACCCTGGCGATGGCAGGACGCTCCGGCGAGGTGCCGATTCATCTGGGATGCCGCCGGCCCCTCGTGCGGGAATGGATCTCGGCCGAAGAAGTGCACGGTGATGGCACCGGAGGCGTCGAGCTCCAGGACGAGGCGTCCACGATCGACGGTGAGCACGCTGTCGACGCGCTCATCAGGTTGGCAGCAGAGGCACCCGGCACACTGCGAATCGTGTGCATCGGGCCATTGACCAATATCGCGACAGCACTCGTGAAGGATCCTGACTTCGTAGGGAACGTCGGCGAGCTCTACATCATGGGCGGCTCCAACAACGGGCGCGGCAACATCACTGCTGCTGCGGAATACAACTTCTACGTTGACCCCGAGGCGGCAAAGGCAGTATTTGCGGCCGGGTTCGACGACATCACGGTGGTGCCGTGGCATCCGTTGTCTCTCGAAGATGCGGTGTTCTCGCGTGAACAGGCCGACGAAATCGAGCGAATCGGAACCCCGCTCGCACGCTTCTTTACGCGGATCATTGCGACGACGCGAGAGTTCGACGAGTCAGTCGGCATCGCGGGGTCGACGCACCCCGACTCGCTCACGGCGGCTGTGTTGCTGCATCCGGAACTGATCGTGTCGGCGAGTCAGTACGCGGTCGACGTCGAGACCGGCTCGGAGCTCACCCGGGGGTACTCAGCGATGTCGTGGGGAGTGCACGGATTGACGCCCAACGCGCGTGTGATCGAAAAAGCGGATGCCGCGGGCTTCTACCGCCTGATCGTGCAGATGCTCGCGCTCGATATTGCTCCCTCCGGTGCGGTCACAGGGCTCTAG
- a CDS encoding PTS sugar transporter subunit IIA, with translation MARDVLAIGQVRIHSGGASREEAMKEAADILESVGAVTGAYFDAMQQREQTVSTYMGNELAIPHGTNETKEAILESALSVVRYDGGVDWGGETVTFVIGIAGKGDEHLEILSQIALLFSDDDEVAALKAASTQEELYALVSAAGV, from the coding sequence ATGGCACGTGACGTGCTCGCAATTGGACAGGTTCGCATTCACTCCGGAGGCGCATCGCGCGAAGAGGCGATGAAGGAGGCCGCCGACATTCTCGAGTCCGTCGGCGCCGTCACTGGCGCCTACTTCGACGCGATGCAGCAGCGTGAGCAAACTGTCTCGACCTACATGGGCAACGAACTCGCAATCCCCCACGGAACGAACGAGACAAAAGAGGCCATTCTCGAGTCGGCACTATCTGTCGTCCGCTACGACGGCGGAGTGGATTGGGGCGGGGAGACCGTGACGTTCGTCATCGGCATCGCCGGCAAGGGCGATGAACACCTCGAGATCCTCTCCCAGATCGCGCTTCTCTTCTCTGACGATGACGAGGTGGCCGCGCTCAAGGCCGCCTCCACCCAGGAAGAGCTGTACGCGCTGGTCTCTGCCGCGGGCGTGTGA
- a CDS encoding ABC transporter permease: MSDQSNNDADVAIESPANAAAVSGATGSRPEVPEESRWGRALREITTGNVAISFLAVVLALIVGAVMIAATDENVQEAAGYFFARPLDTLTAIWTSVAGAYGAFFRGSIYNVNADTFAAGIRPLTETLTFATPLIAAGLGVALAFRVGMFNIGGRGQMLVASAAAGWVAFAVDLPWGVHMVVALLAGLVAGAAWAGIAGLLKARTGAHEVIVTIMLNYIAFYLVSWMLRTPGLLQAPGSSNPKTPAMADTAVFPELLGSSYSLHFGFILALLSVVVVWWILNRSSLGFQFRAVGENPNAARVAGINVKAMYVYGMLISGALVGLAGVSQVLGTVTTGFSSGIDSGIGFDAITVALLGRSTPIGVLIAGILFGAFKAGGFGMQAAEGVPIDIVLVVQSLIVLFIAAPPLVRAIFRLPTPGAAPKKRRRALTKGASVK, from the coding sequence ATGAGCGACCAGAGCAACAACGACGCCGACGTGGCCATCGAGTCACCCGCCAACGCCGCAGCCGTTTCTGGTGCGACTGGTTCGCGACCGGAAGTGCCGGAAGAGAGCCGTTGGGGCCGAGCTCTTCGTGAGATCACAACCGGAAACGTCGCTATTTCATTCCTCGCCGTTGTGCTGGCGCTGATTGTTGGTGCCGTCATGATCGCGGCGACCGACGAAAACGTGCAGGAGGCGGCGGGTTACTTCTTCGCTCGCCCCCTCGATACGCTCACCGCGATCTGGACATCTGTCGCCGGGGCTTACGGCGCGTTCTTCCGAGGCTCGATCTACAACGTGAACGCCGACACTTTCGCCGCCGGCATCCGGCCGCTAACCGAGACGCTGACGTTCGCCACACCGTTGATCGCCGCCGGACTCGGTGTCGCGCTCGCGTTCCGCGTAGGTATGTTCAACATCGGTGGCCGAGGTCAGATGCTCGTCGCTTCGGCCGCCGCCGGCTGGGTGGCGTTCGCCGTCGATCTTCCCTGGGGCGTCCACATGGTTGTGGCCCTTCTAGCCGGTCTCGTCGCGGGCGCCGCCTGGGCGGGTATTGCAGGTCTCCTGAAGGCACGCACCGGTGCACACGAGGTGATCGTGACGATCATGCTCAACTACATCGCGTTCTACCTCGTCAGCTGGATGCTTCGCACGCCGGGGCTCTTGCAAGCGCCGGGTTCGAGTAACCCGAAGACCCCGGCAATGGCAGACACTGCGGTTTTTCCGGAACTGCTCGGATCTTCGTACAGCCTGCACTTCGGCTTCATCCTCGCGCTCTTGAGCGTTGTCGTGGTCTGGTGGATTTTGAACCGTTCTTCGCTCGGCTTCCAGTTTCGGGCCGTCGGCGAGAACCCGAATGCCGCTCGGGTCGCCGGAATCAACGTGAAAGCGATGTACGTCTACGGCATGTTGATTTCTGGGGCTCTCGTCGGTCTTGCCGGAGTCAGCCAGGTGCTAGGCACGGTCACAACCGGTTTCTCGAGTGGGATTGATTCGGGTATCGGCTTCGATGCCATCACAGTGGCGCTCCTCGGGCGCTCAACCCCCATCGGTGTGTTGATCGCTGGGATCCTGTTCGGCGCCTTCAAAGCCGGCGGATTCGGGATGCAGGCAGCCGAGGGCGTGCCGATCGATATTGTGCTCGTGGTGCAGTCGCTCATCGTGCTATTCATCGCCGCGCCGCCTCTCGTCCGTGCGATCTTTCGCCTTCCGACCCCGGGCGCCGCACCGAAGAAACGACGTCGCGCTCTCACGAAAGGGGCGTCGGTGAAATGA
- a CDS encoding cytidine deaminase: MTDIDWDELRVAASEAMRRAYAPYSRYKVGAAALVSDGRIVSGCNVENASYGVGLCAECALVGDLHMSGGGQLVAFVCVNGDEQTIMPCGRCRQLLNEFALPGMLLETVSGIRTIDEVLPDAFGPRDLEEYSR; this comes from the coding sequence GTGACAGACATCGACTGGGATGAACTGCGGGTTGCAGCATCCGAGGCCATGCGGCGTGCTTATGCGCCGTACTCGCGCTACAAGGTGGGTGCCGCAGCTCTCGTGAGCGATGGACGCATCGTCTCAGGCTGCAACGTCGAGAACGCGTCGTACGGCGTGGGACTGTGTGCCGAGTGCGCGCTCGTCGGAGACCTGCACATGAGCGGTGGCGGCCAGCTGGTTGCGTTCGTGTGCGTCAACGGCGACGAGCAGACCATCATGCCGTGTGGCCGCTGCCGTCAGCTGCTCAACGAATTCGCCCTGCCGGGAATGCTGCTTGAGACAGTGTCCGGTATCCGCACCATCGACGAGGTGCTCCCGGATGCCTTCGGCCCGCGCGATCTCGAAGAGTATTCGCGGTGA
- a CDS encoding ABC transporter ATP-binding protein produces the protein MKLELRGITKTFGSLVANDHIDLTVEAGEIHCLLGENGAGKSTLMNVLYGLYQADGGDIVLDDEVQRFAGPGDAMRSGIGMVHQHFMLIPVFTVAENVMLGHEETRFGGRLDLPAARAKVREISDRFGFDVDPDALVDDLPVGVQQRVEIIKALARDAKVLVFDEPTAVLTPRETDELMAIMRQLKASGTSIVFITHKLREVREVADRITVIRLGKVVGEAEPTATNAELASLMVGRSVELTVQKKPATPGDAALVVTGLTVIDPAGQLVVNDVNFEVRRGEILAVAGVQGNGQTELTEALVGLQDRVEGSIKLDGVDFRGQSVRKILDAGVGFVPEDRKEDGLVGEFSIAENLMLDRADGAPFVKSGTLQLSYLADFAREKIAEFDVRTPSAETPVGRLSGGNQQKVVLARELSRELRLLVAAQPTRGVDVGSIEFIHKQIVAERDAGVPVVVVSTELDEVLALADRIMVMYRGKVVGIVPGDTPRNVLGLMMAGETPNTEGAAA, from the coding sequence ATGAAGCTCGAACTCCGCGGCATTACCAAGACTTTCGGATCTTTGGTTGCCAACGACCACATTGACCTCACTGTCGAGGCCGGTGAGATCCACTGCTTGCTTGGCGAAAATGGTGCCGGCAAGTCCACTCTCATGAACGTGCTTTACGGCCTGTATCAGGCTGACGGCGGCGATATCGTCCTCGATGACGAAGTGCAGCGTTTCGCCGGCCCCGGAGACGCAATGCGCTCGGGCATCGGCATGGTCCATCAGCACTTCATGCTGATCCCGGTCTTCACAGTTGCCGAGAACGTGATGCTGGGTCATGAAGAGACGCGTTTCGGTGGACGCCTTGATCTTCCCGCAGCGCGGGCGAAGGTTCGTGAAATTTCGGATCGGTTCGGGTTCGATGTCGATCCCGACGCGCTTGTGGATGATCTCCCGGTGGGAGTGCAGCAGCGAGTCGAAATCATCAAGGCGCTTGCTCGCGATGCGAAGGTGCTCGTTTTTGATGAGCCGACAGCGGTGCTGACGCCTCGCGAAACTGATGAACTCATGGCGATCATGCGCCAGCTCAAAGCGTCGGGCACCTCAATTGTCTTCATCACCCACAAGCTGCGTGAAGTACGCGAAGTGGCAGACCGAATCACCGTCATCCGACTCGGAAAGGTCGTGGGCGAGGCTGAGCCAACCGCCACGAATGCCGAGCTGGCATCGCTCATGGTGGGTCGTTCCGTCGAACTCACGGTGCAGAAGAAGCCGGCGACGCCGGGTGACGCAGCTCTCGTTGTCACCGGTCTCACCGTGATCGATCCAGCTGGGCAACTCGTCGTCAACGATGTCAACTTCGAGGTGCGCCGCGGCGAAATTCTCGCCGTAGCGGGCGTGCAGGGCAACGGTCAGACCGAACTCACCGAAGCCCTCGTAGGTTTGCAGGACCGCGTCGAGGGCAGCATCAAGCTCGACGGTGTCGACTTTCGTGGTCAAAGCGTGCGAAAGATCCTCGATGCTGGCGTCGGCTTCGTGCCTGAAGATCGCAAAGAAGACGGACTCGTTGGCGAGTTCAGCATCGCCGAGAACCTGATGCTCGATCGCGCCGATGGGGCTCCGTTCGTGAAGTCCGGAACTCTTCAGCTTTCCTATCTCGCCGATTTCGCACGCGAGAAGATCGCGGAATTCGATGTACGAACGCCATCCGCTGAGACTCCCGTCGGGCGGCTGTCAGGCGGAAATCAGCAAAAAGTGGTCTTGGCGCGCGAACTGAGTCGCGAACTGCGCCTCCTTGTGGCCGCGCAACCCACGCGAGGCGTGGACGTCGGCTCGATCGAATTCATCCACAAGCAGATCGTCGCTGAGCGCGACGCGGGGGTACCGGTTGTCGTCGTGTCGACAGAACTCGACGAGGTGCTGGCGCTCGCTGATCGCATTATGGTGATGTATCGCGGCAAGGTCGTCGGAATTGTCCCGGGTGACACGCCCAGAAACGTGCTCGGCCTCATGATGGCTGGCGAGACGCCGAACACCGAAGGGGCCGCGGCATGA